In Lewinella sp. 4G2, the sequence AGGTCCCCGGCAAAAAGGTGGCCACGACCGATCCCACCGTAGGGATGTAGTTGAAAATGAAGATCAGGAAAGCCCAGAACAAGGCAAAGTCTACCCCCACGGCAACGAATACGATGTAGCTCAATACCGCCGTGATGAGGCTGGTCAAGGTTTTCACCCCCAAGTAGGTTCGCATGGCGGAGTTCACTTGCCTTAGCGTGATGGATAGTCGGTTAGCTTCTGTCAGGTCTAAGCCAAGGGCTGCCATCTTGCGGCCAAACATCCCTTGCTCAAGGAGAAAGAAAAGTACGTAGAGCAGGACAAGTAGTAGCGTCTTTGCGAAATTGGTTAGGCTCGCTAATACCTCAGAACTGTACTCCCACAAGAATTCATTCAACCGCAACTCTTCAATGGTGGGAGGTGTGGCGCTCGGACGTACCATCGCGTAAACGCGTGCAATTTGGGCGTCTACACGCGGTAAGTACTTCCCGCTGTCGTCGACAAATCCCTGTACGGTGGCTACGATGGAGTCCCCAATAAAGTAAAGCGCCAGGCCTATGAATAGTAAGGACATCCCTTGCGCCAGTGCCTCCGGAATTTTACGTCCTAACAGTGGTAGCCGCTCAAACTGCTCACTAAGCGCAATCACGAGGTACCAAACTACCAGCGCCAGAAAAATAGGCACGAGGTAAGATTTGCCCACAACGATCAGGACAAACATCAAACTGATGGTAATCAGCCATGCAGCCACCCTCGTAATCTTCAGGGAGACTGGCTTACGAATAATCGACTTGATATCCGTCTGCTGGCTATCGATCGATACGTTATCAGTACTAATGTTAATATCACCGTTGGCGGATTCCTGGCTTTGCTTCCCCAACTCTCTGTGAGTTGATTCAGCGCCCGAATCTTCGTTCACACGAATGACGACCGACTCTTCGCGTGCCGCTCCCTCGCTGGGGCTTATGTCAGTCGGATCTTTCGCCACGGTATGGGTGTTTGCTAGTTCTCGTAAATTATCAGCCCATCAGAAAAGCTCTCGATAAAACTAAGGCAATTCTTACGGGGCCGGCAAATCAGGTACCCACGGCAGTCGTAGAGGTACTGCCCTTCGGCAGATTCGATCAGGTAAACGTACCGGCCTTCCTTCCAGGGAAAGCGGGTAATGTAGGTGGCACCGACACTTTTGGCGGCGTCCAGCAACCACTGCGCTGGGCGGTCGTACGCTTCACAAACGACCGGCCGGGGTAGTCCGCTGCTCACCCGCAAGAGACGCATACACGTAATTCTGATGACGGCATCTACGTTCTGGCAGGGGCTGCTTTCGAAGGATCTCATGTATTCAAAACCAATGCTGATCCGCGTTCCGGCTTCCAGCGGTTCCCCCCGGGGCTTGATCCCGACGCGCAATAGCGCACCACTATCCGTTTCCAGGAGGATACCGCAACCGTCCAGGCCATCGTAATTTCTTACCTCCACGGCCAGTGAACACTTGTTGCGGGGCCGGGGCATGATGGGTTTCGGCGTTACCGAACGCTGAATGAAAGGCTCGTACCGCGTTGGAGGGATAACCGGCGGCAGGTACGGCCCGGTAGGTGAAGGGTCATCCTCCCTTCCTCTGACTGGCTCCGGATCAGTAGTAGTCGTTGTTCCGGGGTCAGTACCGGTAGTCGTGGACCCACTGTCACCGACGATGACGGGCACCTCCGTATCATCGTAACGGTCATCATCACCGGGGTCGACGACCGGGCGTAGGGACCGGCAGGACGCGATCAGGATGACGAGTAGAAATAGGGGCCAAAGGGATTTCAAAAGCTTGGTATTACTGATGAGTAAGTCAGGTACAGGCAAACGCCCTGAGAGAACACAAATATCGCTGCGCCAAAAATGCTTATTTTTGCACGCCCGAACGGTAAAGATCGGAAGATTTACCCACCTTCGGGCTTAATTAGTGGTCCGCAGCCAGAACGCATTCAGTTTTGCACGGTTACCCCTAGCGATAATCCAATCTAAATCAACCAGAATAACCCTCCAACCAATGAGCGGAACCAAAATCACCATCTCCGGCGGTAAACTCAACGTCCCTAACGACCCCATTATTCCCTTCATTGAGGGAGACGGCATTGGCCCCGATATCTGGGCAGCCGCCAGCCGGGTACTGGAAGCCGCCGTGGAAAAAGCCTACAACGGTGAAAAGTCCATCGTCTGGAAAGAAGTCCTCGCTGGCCAGAAGGCCATGGACCAAACCAATGAGTGGCTACCCCAGGCAACGCTGGATGCCATCGAAGAGCACCTCGTTTCCATCAAAGGTCCCCTTACTACCCCCATTGGTGGTGGTATCCGCTCCCTCAACGTGGCCTTGCGCCAGAAGCTGGATCTCTACGCTTGTGTACGCCCCGTACAGTACTTCGAAGGCGTTCCCAGCCCGGTCAAGCACCCCGAAGACGTAGACATGATCATCTTCCGGGAAAATACGGAGGACATTTACGCCGGCATCGAATTCGCCGAAGGCACCGATGAGAACAAGCAGTTCCTCAGCTGGCTGAAGGAGAACTACCCCGAGCGCTACGCGAAGGTCCGCTTCCCCGACACGGTTGGCATCGGCATTAAGCCCGTATCTCAGGAAGGCACCAACCGCCTCGTGAAGGCTGCCATCCAGTACGCAATCGATAATAATAAGGATAGTGTGACCCTCGTCCATAAGGGTAACATCATGAAGTTTACGGAAGGCTCCTTCCGCGACTGGGGTTACGAAACCGCTGCGCAGGACTTCGACGGCACCGAACTCGACGGTGGCCCCTGGCACACCATCAAGGTGGGTGACCGTACCATCACCATCAAGGACGTTATCGCTGATGCCATGCTGCAGCAGATCATCCTCCGCCCGAAGGAGTACAGTGTGATCGCTACCCTTAACCTCAACGGTGATTACATCTCCGACGCCCTCGCCGCTCAGGTTGGTGGTATCGGTATCGCTCCCGGCGCCAACATTAACTACAGCACCGGAGTCTCCATCTTCGAGGCTACCCACGGTACGGCACCGAAGTACACGGGCCAGGACAAGGTGAACCCATCTTCCGTCATCCTTTCCGGAGAAATGATGTTCCGCTACCTCGGTTGGCCGGAAGCTGCCGACCTCATCATTAAAGGCATCGAAGGATCTATCGCCAAGAAACGCGTTACCTACGATTTCGAACGCCTGATGGACGGCGCTACCCTCCTCAAGTGTAGCGAGTTCGGTGATGAGATCATCGCCAACATGTAAACCAGCTTCGGCTTACAAGAACCGGTATTCGTAGAAGCCTGAGCTGGTTTTTTATCAGAATACCCTACGCTCGGTCCCTCCCCAGGGATCGGGCGTTTTTTATTTGGTGCGATAAAGAATGATGGTGTGATTCCTTACTCGAATTCTACTACCTCTATTCCTTCCATCGATTCCTCAAACCAAATGAGGGGAGCCGGATTTTTGTCCCCCGTACAGGTATCACACTTGAAGAACAGGTAAAAGAACTGGAGTAACGGACCCGTCTTTTCCCGGATGAGGTCGAGACGTTGTTCACTCTCGTTAAACTTGCGGTACAAGAAGCGCAATCGCCAGGCGTAGTAGGCATCATCGTGAAATTCTACTACGTTCAGCAGGTGCTTTTCCTCCTCAGTATCGACGTACCGCTCCAAGAATTGACGGGCGTAGACGGCGTGGTGCTTGGTCCAATCCCGCGGGTTGCCCTTGTGCTCAATGTTCTTAAAGGTGTCGTGGACCCAACTCACGATGCGGAGTCGCTCTCTCGTTTTTGCGTCCACTGGCAAACGGTCGATGTTGGCGTTCACCTCAATGATATGGGCGAGAATCGTCCCTTCCGGGTGGCCGTACCGCGGCACCCCCCAGAGTAAGCCTTTGCAAAAACCTTCATCCTTCAGGAAACTCAGTTCCAGTGGGGTTTCGGGTTGTAGGGCGGCGATGAATTCCTGGCGGGTCACGAAGGGTGGTCTAAATTCAAGTGCAATACTAAGGTAAACGATTGAAATGCAGCGAACGGCTTACCCCCGAGATAATCGGTAGCGCGGGCAACCTTCCTACCAGTAACTACGCCCTCCGTACAACCGATCCGACCGCGTTGCCGTTAGCAAACTCGTATGCGCCACTTCCTCAACTTACTTTCCGCCGCTCTTTTGGGGGGCATTCTGGCTGCGTTGATCGTGTTGTCCGTACTTCCCGGTATCGGGCTTAGTGGAAACCCAGTCCCCGCCCAACTTACCCCGGCACCTGCGGCAGCGCCCTATTCAGCATCGAACCCTCCTGTTTATTTGGCTAGCTACGACGGTGAAGAAAAAGTATTGGACCTGCCCAGCCCTCCCGATCTACGAACCGCCGCCAAGCGAGCGACCCCCAGCACGGTTCACATCACGGCCCGGCCCGAGAACCTATCTCGCAACGCCGTAAAATCGCTATTCAGCGAGCGAGATGAGCGGCAGCCGGCCGACGGAGAAGGCTCCGGTGTGATCTACAGTAGCGATGGATACATCGTGACGAACCAACACGTAGTGCGAGGTGCCGGCGAGATCATCGTCCGTATGACGGACCGCCAAACCTTCCCCGCCCGCCTGGTGGGAGAAGACCCGAAATCGGACCTGGCCGTACTGAAGATCGAAGCCGGGCGCAAACTCCCAACCCTCCTGATTGCGGATAGCGACCTCGCCCAACCGGGAGAATGGGTGCTCGCCGTCGGTAGCCCGCTCGGCCTGGCGAGCACCGTGACCGCCGGCATCGTGAGTGCCAAAAGCCGGAACATCAGCCTTTTGCGCGACCTCGACGCCATCGAAAGCTTCATTCAGACCGATGCGGCCGTGAACCCCGGCAACAGCGGCGGACCACTCGTAACGGCGGACGGAAAACTACTCGGCATCAACACGGCCATTGCAACCCGGAACGGGCGCTTTTCGGGCTACAGTTTCGCGATACCCAGTAATCTCGTGCGGCGGGTTGCGGATGACATTATTGAATTTGGCTCCTACCAACGGGCCTTCCTGGGCGTTGGTATCTCTACGCTGACCGGTGCCGACATTGAACGGCTCCGGCCCGGCCGAACCGAAGGCGTACTCGTGGACGAAGTATTTACGGAAGGCTCCGCTGCCGCCGCGGGCATCCTGGTCAACGATCTGATCGTGCGCATCGGTGACCGTAAGATCAGAGACATCCCCGAACTGACGGAGATCATTGGCCGGGCTAAAGTTGGGGAAACGTTAAAAGTAAGCGTAGTCCGGAACGGAAAACTGCTCGAAGTCATCGTTCCTTTGCTGAGCGGTAAGTAAAACCGCAACCTTGCTCATCTCCCCAGCTGCGAGAGACCGAACCAACCCCTGAACCATGCGCCTGAAGTCGGAACAACTTATCAAAAAATACGGTAGCCGGACGGTCGTAAAGGGCGTCAGCCTACACGTAGACCGGGGGGAGATCGTCGGACTACTCGGCCCAAATGGCGCGGGGAAGACGACCACCTTTTACATGACAGTGGGTTTCATCCAACCTAACGACGGTCGGGTTTACCTGGACGATGCCGACATCACCGAGTTACCCATGTACAAACGGGCCCAGCGCGGGATTGGCTACCTACCCCAGGAACCTTCCGTGTTCCGGAAGCTATCCGTCGAAGATAACATCGCCGCCGTTCTGGAAATGACTGACCTCAGCAAGGCCGAGCAAAAGGATAAACTGGAGTCGCTGATCAGTGAGTTTCGCCTCGAAAAAGTCCGCAAGGGTAATGGCGACACCCTTTCCGGCGGTGAACGCCGCCGGACCGAAATCGCCCGAGCGCTGGCCACGGACCCAAAATTCATCTTGCTGGACGAACCCTTTGCCGGCATCGACCCGATTGCCGTAGAGGACATTCAGTACATCGTAGCCAAACTAAAGACGAAGAACATCGGTATCCTCATCACGGACCACAACGTGCAGGAAACGCTGAGCATCACGGACCGGGCCTACCTCATGTTCGAGGGCAACATCCTCAAAGCCGGCACCGCCGAAGAATTGGCGGCCGACGAGATGGTGCGTAAGGTCTACCTGGGTAAGAACTTCGTCCTCCGCCGAAAGAAGATCGACCTGGACGCGGACTAGTGGTTGTGGCCAGAATGGTCGTGCCCGTCGTGGTCGTGCCCATCGTGGCTGTGGCCGGAGTGGTCTCCCACTAATTCTTTGGCCATGGCGACGGAAGAATTGATGGCCGTCTCGACGTCCGCGATGTCAGCGGATTCTTCGCGGATGTAGGTGATGATGGCGTCGTTATCCATCGTTTCGCGGAGTTCTTCGAGCGGCTTCATGCCCTGCATCCATTCCATCATGCCGTCGTTGGCGTCTTCGAGCTGTTCGTAGGCGGCTTCCAGTAGTTCCTTCTTGTCTTCGGCGAGGCCGTCCATTTCCAGCTGTTCCTTGATGGCGCGCTGGGCGGCGGTGATTTCTCCCATCCGTGGCATGATGCGGTCGTGGGCTTCGTTCATTCCTTCGTAGGCGGCTTCCTGGGCAACTCGGGCGGCTTCCATGGCTTCGAGGCTGGCGTCAGAACTGACTTCTCCGTTGCCACAGGCGGCGAAGAAAGCTATGGCAAAGAGGAGGGTGAGGATTCTCATAGTTCAATAATTTAAGCGTGTAACGTTTGGGGGCGGAGGGTGTTTATCGGCGACGTGAAGCTACCAGGCGATCCGGTAACTGAGGACGGGGATGATGCCTAGTTGAAAGCGGTCATTGGGCCGCTCCAGCAGGGCGTCGTAATAGACGTTGCCTACGTTCTGGATACTGGCCACGTTCTGAACGTCCAGGGCCAAGGTAGTGGTCGTTTTCGCCCGTACCTTAGTTTTGTACAGGCGGAGGTCGGGCCGGAAGTAGGTGCCAGTGCTAAGGATGAAGCCTTCGCTCAGGTTAGTTGGTGCAAAATAGGTAAACTCGTTTTCCGAGGCTTCCACGCGCCCGTAGCGTTCGCCGCCGTGGGCGATGAGTGCCAGGTTCAGACCGTAGGTGCGGTCGCGTTCCTTCTTGTCCATTCCGGCCCATTCACGGCCCAGGGTTAGTTTGCCGATGTAGTCGGCGGCGTAGCGGTCGTCCGCCCAATCACCCTCATCCTGTTGGGTTTGTGCACTTAGCAGGGTGAGGCTTCCGCGGTAGTACCAGCCATCTGATTTGCGGCCACCGCCGACCTCCAGCTCCACCCCAAAGCGACGGGTGTTAGCGGACTCCGTAAAGCTGAGGGTAGAAATGGGTTCCAACAGGTTGTTGGCCGAAACGAGAAATTCCCCGTCCCGCGCGGCTACTTCATCCGGCGTCCGTTGGAAGAAGCCGGTGATCTTAGTTTGTACTGGCCCCACTTTATTGGCGTGGCTGAGTAATAACTGCTGGGTCTGGTACGCTGCCTCGGGCACGATACTCGCTGTCAGTTGCTGAATCAGCAGCGGCGTGACGTACAGCATAGAGTTGATTTCCGCCGCCAGCGTCGTCCGGGAACCATCCCCGAGATAGCTGAAGGAGAGGCGTGGTTCGGTAAAGGATACATCAATTGCGCCGATGGCTTCGTAGATAGAATGGCGCAGGCCCGCGGATAACTCCAGTCGCTCCTTTTGGTATTCTACGCCCAGGTAAGGACTGACGCTCGTTTGGTCCAGGTTCCGAAGATTAGCGAATTGGGAAGTACTGGTCAGGCTATTTAGGACCGTCAGGCCATCAACTTGCTGGAGAAGCACTTCGGTACCCGCCAGGAGGCGCAGCTCATCGTTCAGGGCGTAGTCGTACGTCACTCGGGCGGAGGTATGTCGTTGGTCGTAGATACTTTCCGCAATAAAGAAATCTCCTTCGCGCAAGGATTGCCTGCGTTCTGGGGTGGCCACCGAGTGCGCTACCCCCAACTTAAAGACTGAAGATTTCCCGCGGTAAGCGTAATCCGCCCCAACGATGAAGAGGCCGGAGTTGAAGTCGATATCAAAGAGTTCTTTCTGTTCTTCCAGGTCATTCTCTTCGGGGTCGGGGGCCAAGAACTTATTGCTGCTCTGCCCCAGTATCGAAAATACACTCAGGGAGGATCGTTCTCCGCCGTAGTGCAGGTGGGCGTTGACGTCGGCGAAGCGAATCTCTTCCCCGCCAAAATCGACCCCGGCGTCCCCCAACAGACCGGTAAAACTGTAGCGGCCGTTCACGAGGTAGCTGATTCTCCCAGCCCGGTCAATCGGCCCTTCCGCCGCCAGGTCGAAGCCAATGAATCCGGCCTGTACTTGTTGCCGGTGCTTAATCTTGCTGCCGGGGCGAAGTTGCAGGTCGAAGGTGCCGCCGGTCGCGTTTCCGTATTCCACCGGCAGGCCGCCCG encodes:
- the lptB gene encoding LPS export ABC transporter ATP-binding protein, translating into MRLKSEQLIKKYGSRTVVKGVSLHVDRGEIVGLLGPNGAGKTTTFYMTVGFIQPNDGRVYLDDADITELPMYKRAQRGIGYLPQEPSVFRKLSVEDNIAAVLEMTDLSKAEQKDKLESLISEFRLEKVRKGNGDTLSGGERRRTEIARALATDPKFILLDEPFAGIDPIAVEDIQYIVAKLKTKNIGILITDHNVQETLSITDRAYLMFEGNILKAGTAEELAADEMVRKVYLGKNFVLRRKKIDLDAD
- a CDS encoding AI-2E family transporter, with the protein product MAKDPTDISPSEGAAREESVVIRVNEDSGAESTHRELGKQSQESANGDINISTDNVSIDSQQTDIKSIIRKPVSLKITRVAAWLITISLMFVLIVVGKSYLVPIFLALVVWYLVIALSEQFERLPLLGRKIPEALAQGMSLLFIGLALYFIGDSIVATVQGFVDDSGKYLPRVDAQIARVYAMVRPSATPPTIEELRLNEFLWEYSSEVLASLTNFAKTLLLVLLYVLFFLLEQGMFGRKMAALGLDLTEANRLSITLRQVNSAMRTYLGVKTLTSLITAVLSYIVFVAVGVDFALFWAFLIFIFNYIPTVGSVVATFLPGTLALIQFDTLTPFLVIVIGVSAIQVAVGNILEPRLMGNTLNISPLVVVLSLILWSMLWGIVGMLLSVPITVATIIVCAQFPTTRNVAILLSRNGRVEIGKRPA
- a CDS encoding S1C family serine protease, encoding MRHFLNLLSAALLGGILAALIVLSVLPGIGLSGNPVPAQLTPAPAAAPYSASNPPVYLASYDGEEKVLDLPSPPDLRTAAKRATPSTVHITARPENLSRNAVKSLFSERDERQPADGEGSGVIYSSDGYIVTNQHVVRGAGEIIVRMTDRQTFPARLVGEDPKSDLAVLKIEAGRKLPTLLIADSDLAQPGEWVLAVGSPLGLASTVTAGIVSAKSRNISLLRDLDAIESFIQTDAAVNPGNSGGPLVTADGKLLGINTAIATRNGRFSGYSFAIPSNLVRRVADDIIEFGSYQRAFLGVGISTLTGADIERLRPGRTEGVLVDEVFTEGSAAAAGILVNDLIVRIGDRKIRDIPELTEIIGRAKVGETLKVSVVRNGKLLEVIVPLLSGK
- the icd gene encoding NADP-dependent isocitrate dehydrogenase, encoding MSGTKITISGGKLNVPNDPIIPFIEGDGIGPDIWAAASRVLEAAVEKAYNGEKSIVWKEVLAGQKAMDQTNEWLPQATLDAIEEHLVSIKGPLTTPIGGGIRSLNVALRQKLDLYACVRPVQYFEGVPSPVKHPEDVDMIIFRENTEDIYAGIEFAEGTDENKQFLSWLKENYPERYAKVRFPDTVGIGIKPVSQEGTNRLVKAAIQYAIDNNKDSVTLVHKGNIMKFTEGSFRDWGYETAAQDFDGTELDGGPWHTIKVGDRTITIKDVIADAMLQQIILRPKEYSVIATLNLNGDYISDALAAQVGGIGIAPGANINYSTGVSIFEATHGTAPKYTGQDKVNPSSVILSGEMMFRYLGWPEAADLIIKGIEGSIAKKRVTYDFERLMDGATLLKCSEFGDEIIANM
- a CDS encoding TonB-dependent siderophore receptor; this encodes MIWRLFALVLFCLSGSLTGQDSLSFGGSYDLPGAEVRAEYKAVSPLAQRFTIEEVYRLPGTFYDPARLVALLPGVVQTNDQANHLSVRGNSPNKNLWRLNGLAIVNPNHTANAGTFYDFPTLNGGGVNAISAQMLDNSGFYAGGLPVEYGNATGGTFDLQLRPGSKIKHRQQVQAGFIGFDLAAEGPIDRAGRISYLVNGRYSFTGLLGDAGVDFGGEEIRFADVNAHLHYGGERSSLSVFSILGQSSNKFLAPDPEENDLEEQKELFDIDFNSGLFIVGADYAYRGKSSVFKLGVAHSVATPERRQSLREGDFFIAESIYDQRHTSARVTYDYALNDELRLLAGTEVLLQQVDGLTVLNSLTSTSQFANLRNLDQTSVSPYLGVEYQKERLELSAGLRHSIYEAIGAIDVSFTEPRLSFSYLGDGSRTTLAAEINSMLYVTPLLIQQLTASIVPEAAYQTQQLLLSHANKVGPVQTKITGFFQRTPDEVAARDGEFLVSANNLLEPISTLSFTESANTRRFGVELEVGGGRKSDGWYYRGSLTLLSAQTQQDEGDWADDRYAADYIGKLTLGREWAGMDKKERDRTYGLNLALIAHGGERYGRVEASENEFTYFAPTNLSEGFILSTGTYFRPDLRLYKTKVRAKTTTTLALDVQNVASIQNVGNVYYDALLERPNDRFQLGIIPVLSYRIAW